A single window of uncultured Methanospirillum sp. DNA harbors:
- a CDS encoding tetratricopeptide repeat protein, whose product MGIICGNGVWANEADIQLQDAKTHYINGDFNDSFTEINEYLALYPTNASAWNLNGLILMSNGTYSLAELSFLKALNSTPQDARILYNLGLVTFKRGNLSAADTYFNKSLLLDPEFPDTYFYQGLVQYGLARYDKAVNLLQTVTTLRPEDPAAWFNLGMAYEKTRQYDRAVMAYDSAIEKDPSYSKPWFFKGRIFSSFGNASLALSSFENYTQLEPTDDIGWFWYSQSLKRTDHVNESIDALNRAISLNPTNQEYQRYLDVYSGKYTNTIVEYLFTTPSTSILLAFFGLLMLLALIATIRK is encoded by the coding sequence ATGGGAATAATTTGTGGAAATGGAGTCTGGGCAAATGAAGCGGATATTCAACTTCAAGATGCTAAAACTCATTACATTAATGGTGATTTCAACGATTCTTTTACAGAAATAAATGAATATCTCGCTCTTTATCCAACAAATGCATCAGCTTGGAATCTTAATGGGTTAATTTTAATGAGTAATGGGACCTATAGTTTAGCTGAATTATCCTTTTTGAAAGCATTAAATTCTACTCCACAAGATGCGAGGATTCTCTATAATTTAGGTCTTGTGACATTTAAACGAGGTAATTTAAGTGCAGCTGATACATATTTTAATAAATCACTGCTTCTGGATCCAGAATTTCCTGATACGTACTTTTACCAGGGGCTTGTTCAATATGGTCTTGCGCGTTACGATAAAGCTGTAAATTTGCTACAAACTGTTACAACATTACGTCCTGAAGATCCTGCAGCTTGGTTTAATCTTGGGATGGCATATGAAAAAACTCGGCAATATGACCGAGCGGTCATGGCATATGATTCTGCAATTGAGAAAGATCCTTCATATTCAAAACCTTGGTTTTTTAAAGGACGTATCTTTAGTTCTTTTGGAAACGCAAGTCTGGCATTAAGTTCATTTGAGAATTATACACAACTTGAACCGACTGATGATATTGGTTGGTTCTGGTATTCGCAAAGTTTAAAAAGAACAGATCACGTAAATGAATCGATTGATGCTCTTAACAGGGCGATTAGTTTGAATCCTACTAACCAGGAATATCAAAGATATCTTGACGTTTATTCAGGAAAGTATACTAATACTATTGTAGAATATTTGTTTACAACTCCATCAACATCGATTCTACTGGCATTCTTTGGGTTACTGATGTTATTAGCCCTGATAGCTACAATAAGAAAATAG
- a CDS encoding flagellin — translation MKKELAFSGLEAAIVLIAFVVVAAVFSYVMLGAGFFATQKSQEVTYSGIKQSTSNIVLDGQLYGSASQIATLTLYLSIPEGGQPQKLSDVDFLWTLNGGAVTMVTGTDADSVSLLQPGDRAKITIALAAANRPGPGDSFTLEIKPKVGASSLVSKSLGSGYAGGVIV, via the coding sequence ATGAAAAAAGAATTAGCATTTTCAGGCCTTGAGGCAGCAATCGTTCTGATTGCATTTGTTGTCGTGGCTGCAGTTTTCTCCTACGTTATGCTGGGAGCAGGGTTCTTTGCAACCCAGAAGTCACAGGAAGTTACATACTCAGGAATCAAACAGTCAACATCTAACATTGTCCTTGATGGGCAGTTATATGGTAGTGCAAGTCAGATCGCTACACTCACCTTATACCTATCAATCCCTGAAGGGGGACAACCACAGAAATTAAGTGATGTGGATTTTCTCTGGACTCTTAATGGCGGAGCAGTTACAATGGTAACCGGTACCGATGCAGACAGCGTATCACTCCTTCAGCCAGGAGACAGAGCAAAGATTACCATCGCACTCGCTGCAGCAAATCGGCCAGGACCTGGAGATAGTTTTACTCTTGAAATCAAACCAAAGGTTGGAGCATCATCACTCGTTTCCAAGTCACTGGGTAGTGGATATGCTGGCGGAGTGATTGTTTAA
- a CDS encoding glycosyltransferase family A protein, with amino-acid sequence MVVNCSIVIPLYNKKEYILRTINSILAQSYTSYECIIIDSSNDGSTDIIQQITDHRIIHIIRDRTTAAAARNLGVQLARSEIIAFLDADDEWTPLHLETLMLLHQKLPHAGLLATPYIKIRPDKKKMTMVFANIPSPPWEGYIHRFFYTCSKGDIPICSSNCAIKKKDFLAIGGFQEDLIYGEDQHLWCRIALSYPVGFSWKGPAIYHTEAEGRICNTPHHLQDDPLSAYLEKELLSPFLTQEQINDIKSYIKRRRLMIRFSNIVSVSKNMQNETIQKTNDKNNFIIGLMKSMKRVTSLLLLRLYVSYGYNIWRRFRCIIHGWYIP; translated from the coding sequence ATGGTAGTTAATTGTTCTATTGTTATTCCACTATATAACAAAAAAGAATACATATTGCGAACTATAAATTCAATCCTTGCACAGAGTTATACATCCTACGAATGTATCATAATTGACAGTTCAAATGATGGTAGCACGGATATTATTCAACAAATCACCGATCATAGAATTATCCATATAATCCGTGATAGGACTACCGCTGCAGCAGCAAGAAATTTAGGGGTACAATTAGCTAGATCAGAAATTATTGCATTTCTTGATGCTGATGACGAATGGACTCCATTACATCTTGAAACCCTCATGTTATTACATCAAAAACTTCCTCATGCAGGATTGCTAGCAACACCATATATAAAGATTAGACCTGATAAAAAAAAAATGACAATGGTATTTGCTAACATCCCTTCACCGCCATGGGAAGGGTATATCCACAGATTCTTTTATACCTGTTCAAAGGGTGATATACCCATTTGTTCCTCGAATTGTGCAATAAAAAAGAAAGATTTTTTAGCAATCGGGGGATTTCAGGAAGATCTCATATATGGAGAAGACCAGCATCTTTGGTGCCGAATTGCATTGTCATATCCAGTGGGTTTCAGTTGGAAAGGTCCAGCAATCTACCATACTGAAGCTGAAGGAAGAATCTGCAATACCCCTCATCACCTTCAAGATGACCCCCTTTCAGCATACTTGGAAAAAGAATTACTTTCACCATTTCTGACACAGGAACAGATCAACGATATAAAATCATACATAAAAAGAAGACGTTTAATGATTAGATTCTCTAATATAGTATCTGTTTCAAAAAATATGCAAAATGAAACAATTCAAAAAACCAATGACAAAAATAATTTTATTATAGGTTTGATGAAATCGATGAAAAGGGTAACTTCTTTATTATTACTAAGGTTGTATGTATCCTACGGTTATAATATTTGGAGGAGATTTCGTTGCATTATTCATGGGTGGTACATTCCTTAA
- a CDS encoding glycosyltransferase family 4 protein has protein sequence MTGFTGALSQKNIRVYVVCPHQPGLPFREIDNEIIIIRFPYWFNTSGEQLGGGGGIVSSLSKSWIAIIQIIPFCICQFVIAMKIIKNENIDLIHSHWIIPQGFIGGIICFFTDIPHISTIHGTDIYLAHSSRLLYPIVKFVSYFSNCITVNSSQTYKLLHEIVPLRKRLIKTIPMGIRIDEFKSSPIKKVQKKKTILYVGRLITWKGVRYLIEATNIVKNMNFDIQLIIIGDGPNREELIRLSDNLQMRSLICFLTKQDRLSLLSYYQNADIFVLPSIIFQNQTEGLGVVLLEAMASGVPVIGSNIGGIPDIIKDNVNGLLVPPGDSRALAMSIIMILQDPDLAERLRKAGLETVKEHFSWNAITEQFIDIYRDLL, from the coding sequence ATGACTGGTTTTACTGGAGCATTATCTCAAAAAAATATCCGTGTATATGTTGTCTGTCCTCATCAACCCGGTCTTCCATTCCGGGAAATAGATAATGAAATTATAATAATCCGATTCCCTTATTGGTTTAATACTTCAGGAGAGCAACTGGGAGGGGGGGGAGGAATCGTTTCCTCATTATCCAAATCCTGGATTGCAATAATCCAGATAATTCCATTTTGTATCTGCCAATTTGTTATTGCAATGAAAATAATAAAAAATGAAAATATTGATCTAATCCACTCACATTGGATCATACCTCAAGGATTTATTGGAGGGATAATCTGTTTTTTTACAGATATCCCACACATCTCAACAATTCATGGAACAGATATTTATCTGGCTCATTCATCGCGATTATTATATCCAATTGTAAAATTTGTTTCATATTTTTCAAATTGTATCACAGTAAATAGTTCACAAACATATAAATTGTTACATGAAATTGTTCCACTTCGAAAAAGATTGATAAAGACTATTCCGATGGGCATCAGAATTGATGAATTTAAATCTTCTCCAATAAAAAAGGTACAGAAAAAAAAAACAATTCTCTATGTAGGGAGATTAATTACTTGGAAAGGAGTCCGGTATTTAATTGAGGCAACAAATATTGTAAAAAATATGAATTTTGACATCCAATTAATAATTATTGGTGATGGACCTAACCGGGAAGAACTAATAAGGTTATCCGATAATTTACAGATGAGATCATTGATATGTTTTTTAACAAAGCAAGATCGCTTATCACTTCTATCATATTACCAGAATGCTGATATTTTTGTGCTTCCTTCGATTATATTCCAAAATCAAACAGAAGGTCTTGGTGTTGTTCTTCTCGAAGCTATGGCCTCCGGTGTCCCGGTTATCGGAAGTAATATCGGGGGAATTCCCGATATCATCAAGGATAACGTAAATGGTCTACTTGTTCCTCCTGGAGATTCAAGAGCTCTTGCTATGTCGATTATCATGATTCTTCAGGATCCAGACCTTGCTGAAAGATTAAGAAAAGCTGGTTTAGAGACTGTGAAAGAACATTTTTCTTGGAATGCTATTACAGAACAATTTATAGATATCTATCGAGATTTATTATAG